The Trichosurus vulpecula isolate mTriVul1 chromosome 4, mTriVul1.pri, whole genome shotgun sequence genome contains a region encoding:
- the LOC118849225 gene encoding biogenesis of lysosome-related organelles complex 1 subunit 2-like, with amino-acid sequence MFSKMATYLTGELTATSEDYKLLENMNKLTSLKYLEMKDIAVNISRNLKDLNQKYAALQPYLDQITLIEEQVAPLEQAAYKLDAYSKKLEAKYKKLGRR; translated from the coding sequence atgttctccaaaatggccacgTACCTGACGGGCGAGCTCACAGCTaccagtgaagactataaacttctggaaaatatgaacaaactgactagcttgaagtatctagaaatgaaagatattgcagtaaacataagtagaaacctaaaggacttaaaccagaaatatgcagcacttcagccttatctggatcagatcactctaattgaggagcaagtagcacctcttgagcaggcagcttacaaattggatgcatattcaaagaaactagaagcaaagtacaagaagttagggaggcgatga